A region of Leptidea sinapis chromosome 4, ilLepSina1.1, whole genome shotgun sequence DNA encodes the following proteins:
- the LOC126979878 gene encoding zinc finger protein ush isoform X3 — protein sequence MPGEPRTPSSGGERASSGAASPTSGSSPAASPPRLRLNTSLATDPALAPQATLLKRESPSPSPPPPATQQPKDFIPITVNNFPALFPTVAPPGYTCTPCGIRYSSLSTLQAHQQHYCSKRKTKAENNDSSTEQAADDSSGDAKCSRPPEASRKQYACTYCSYSADKKVSLNRHMRMHSSSPLSSGTPVPAPTSNGEATESSPTQDRHCVDCDIHFSSVKTYRAHKDYYCNTRQVVKPALAARTGSVTSGSAPPSPGTSPPAQNQYALALPTNPILIVPYSLFRSASTLPGTTLPDPDTPCFLLPNGTFQPISRALANSNTEGKEAEVLKSANRPREPSRDTTTPLDLSVRRTPESVTTDEHEKENRLRSTTPEQIVCAPSLPGSPATPSPSRRSSSPSGESSPKRRRRNSRDPTPKPLIPSPHDDKFSGLVPQSIIPPALALRLATELPVTTSSPQVLVKQGVSKCKECNIVFYKYENYRIHKRNYCSARGGEERASPAPPEPGPPPQYRQLICLACGIHFSSLDNLTTHQSFYCTKRDTRSPRSLPEVARPASNSEGGWKCPCCDVVSPTAAAAQRHVEGHGAVKAFRCTICRYRGNTLRGMRTHIRMHFRDKPADLQEESFISCVVEDDSREASSPSPAGGERVHRCGSCAYTSTYRGNVVRHARLVHAADDPEPERMSPAPAPVAPPALVKKEPELDEETPNYCKSCNISFKYVNTYKAHKQFYCTAANQDAAANNNLPARVTDTPVV from the exons ATGCCGGGAGAACCTCGCACGCCGAGTTCAGGGGGCGAGCGAGCGTCGAGCGGCGCCGCTTCTCCTACTTCGGGGAGTTCTCCCGCTGCCTCGCCTCCGCGCCTGCGGCTGAATACCAGCCTGGCTACCGACCCGGCGCTTGCACCACAAGCGACGTTACTGAAGCGTGAATCGCCATCCCCTTCGCCGCCGCCACCGGCAACACAACAGCCGAAAGACTTTATACCGATTACCGTAAATAACTTCCCAGCTTTATTCCCTACTGTTGCCCCGCCGGGCTATACGTGCACACCCTGCGGTATAAGATACTCTTCTCTGAGCACACTCCAAGCTCATCAGCAACATTACTGCTCCAAACGAAAAACTAAGGCCGAAAACAACGACTCTTCTACGGAGCAAGCGGCTGACGATTCAAGTGGCGATGCTAAATGTTCAAGACCTCCAGAAGCCTCAAGAAAACAATACGCGTGTACATACTGTTCCTATAGTGCTGATAAAAAAGTTAGTTTAAATCGTCACATGCGAATGCATTCATCGTCACCATTAAGCAGTGGAACGCCCGTACCAGCACCTACCTCAAATGGTGAAGCAACAGAGAGCTCTCCAACCCAAGACAGACACTGCGTCGACTGCGACATTCACTTTAGTTCGGTAAAAACGTACCGCGCACACAAAGACTACTACTGCAACACTAGGCAAGTTGTCAAGCCAGCATTGGCTGCTAGAACAGGTTCAGTAACTTCAGGCTCCGCCCCTCCATCACCAGGAACTAGTCCACCGGCGCAGAATCAGTACGCCCTCGCGTTACCAACCAATCCAATTCTCATCGTACCATATTCATTGTTTCGGAGTGCCAGCACCTTGCCTGGTACAACTTTACCAGATCCCGACACGCCGTGCTTTCTGTTGCCGAATGGCACATTCCAACCAATAAGTCGAGCGTTGGCAAATTCAAACACAGAGGGTAAAGAAGCCGAAGTGTTAAAGTCTGCAAACCGGCCTCGTGAACCGTCAAGGGACACCACCACACCATTAGATCTGAGCGTGCGCCGCACACCTGAATCAGTCACAACTGATGAACACGAGAAAGAAAACAGACTTCGGTCAACGACACCAGAACAGATAGTCTGTGCTCCGTCATTACCCGGGTCACCTGCCACACCCTCACCGTCAAGAAGATCATCTTCACCAAGCGGTGAGAGTTCACCTAAGCGAAGACGGCGAAACTCAAGGGATCCTACTCCAAAGCCACTAATACCATCGCCTCATGATGATAAATTTTCAGGTTTGGTTCCTCAATCGATAATACCACCAGCTCTGGCCCTACGACTCGCAACAGAATTGCCCGTTACCACGTCATCACCTCAAGTTTTGGTCAAACAAGGTGTATCCAAATGCAAAGAGTGCAATATTGTATTCTACAAGTATGAAAACTATCGCATTCACAAGCGGAACTACTGCTCTGCTCGAGGTGGTGAAGAACGCGCAAGTCCTGCGCCCCCGGAGCCCGGGCCTCCGCCGCAGTACCGCCAACTGATATGTCTAGCGTGCGGCATACATTTTAGTTCCTTAGATAATCTCACCACACACCAATCGTTCTATTGCACGAAGAGAGACACGCGTTCTCCGAGAAGTTTGCCAGAAGTGGCGAGACCGGCCTCGAATTCTGAGGGAGGATGGAAATGTCCTTGCTGCGATGTCGTTTCCCCTACTGCAGCCGCAGCACAGAGACACGTGGAAGGCCATGGTGCAGTAAAAGCATTCCGGTGCACAATCTGTCGATACCGGGGCAACACGCTGAGAGGAATGCGGACCCACATACGCATGCACTTCCGGGACAAGCCTGCAGATCTGCAG GAGGAGAGCTTTATCTCGTGCGTGGTGGAGGACGACAGTCGTGAAGCTTCGTCTCCGAGCCCGGCCGGCGGCGAGCGCGTACACCGCTGCGGCAGCTGTGCGTACACGTCCACGTACCGCGGCAACGTTGTACGCCACGCGCGCCTCGTGCACGCCGCCGACGACCCGGAACCCGAGCGGATGtcccccgcgcccgcgcccgtgGCCCCGCCCGCTCTCGTCAAGAAGGAGCCCGAGCTCGACGAGGAGACCCCCAACTACTGCAAGTCGTGCAACATCTCCTTCAAATACGTCAACACTTACAAAGCGCACAAACAGTTCTACTGCACCGCAGCCAATCAGGACGCCGCGGCCAATAACAATCTACCCGCACGCGTCACTGATACGCCCGTTGTCTAG
- the LOC126979878 gene encoding zinc finger protein ush isoform X1 produces MLLWLSYLKQLELACANVAELPRGGAFNFKTMCEDEEWGNENEAMPGEPRTPSSGGERASSGAASPTSGSSPAASPPRLRLNTSLATDPALAPQATLLKRESPSPSPPPPATQQPKDFIPITVNNFPALFPTVAPPGYTCTPCGIRYSSLSTLQAHQQHYCSKRKTKAENNDSSTEQAADDSSGDAKCSRPPEASRKQYACTYCSYSADKKVSLNRHMRMHSSSPLSSGTPVPAPTSNGEATESSPTQDRHCVDCDIHFSSVKTYRAHKDYYCNTRQVVKPALAARTGSVTSGSAPPSPGTSPPAQNQYALALPTNPILIVPYSLFRSASTLPGTTLPDPDTPCFLLPNGTFQPISRALANSNTEGKEAEVLKSANRPREPSRDTTTPLDLSVRRTPESVTTDEHEKENRLRSTTPEQIVCAPSLPGSPATPSPSRRSSSPSGESSPKRRRRNSRDPTPKPLIPSPHDDKFSGLVPQSIIPPALALRLATELPVTTSSPQVLVKQGVSKCKECNIVFYKYENYRIHKRNYCSARGGEERASPAPPEPGPPPQYRQLICLACGIHFSSLDNLTTHQSFYCTKRDTRSPRSLPEVARPASNSEGGWKCPCCDVVSPTAAAAQRHVEGHGAVKAFRCTICRYRGNTLRGMRTHIRMHFRDKPADLQEESFISCVVEDDSREASSPSPAGGERVHRCGSCAYTSTYRGNVVRHARLVHAADDPEPERMSPAPAPVAPPALVKKEPELDEETPNYCKSCNISFKYVNTYKAHKQFYCTAANQDAAANNNLPARVTDTPVV; encoded by the exons GTGAGGACGAGGAATGGGGAAACGAGAACGAGGCGATGCCGGGAGAACCTCGCACGCCGAGTTCAGGGGGCGAGCGAGCGTCGAGCGGCGCCGCTTCTCCTACTTCGGGGAGTTCTCCCGCTGCCTCGCCTCCGCGCCTGCGGCTGAATACCAGCCTGGCTACCGACCCGGCGCTTGCACCACAAGCGACGTTACTGAAGCGTGAATCGCCATCCCCTTCGCCGCCGCCACCGGCAACACAACAGCCGAAAGACTTTATACCGATTACCGTAAATAACTTCCCAGCTTTATTCCCTACTGTTGCCCCGCCGGGCTATACGTGCACACCCTGCGGTATAAGATACTCTTCTCTGAGCACACTCCAAGCTCATCAGCAACATTACTGCTCCAAACGAAAAACTAAGGCCGAAAACAACGACTCTTCTACGGAGCAAGCGGCTGACGATTCAAGTGGCGATGCTAAATGTTCAAGACCTCCAGAAGCCTCAAGAAAACAATACGCGTGTACATACTGTTCCTATAGTGCTGATAAAAAAGTTAGTTTAAATCGTCACATGCGAATGCATTCATCGTCACCATTAAGCAGTGGAACGCCCGTACCAGCACCTACCTCAAATGGTGAAGCAACAGAGAGCTCTCCAACCCAAGACAGACACTGCGTCGACTGCGACATTCACTTTAGTTCGGTAAAAACGTACCGCGCACACAAAGACTACTACTGCAACACTAGGCAAGTTGTCAAGCCAGCATTGGCTGCTAGAACAGGTTCAGTAACTTCAGGCTCCGCCCCTCCATCACCAGGAACTAGTCCACCGGCGCAGAATCAGTACGCCCTCGCGTTACCAACCAATCCAATTCTCATCGTACCATATTCATTGTTTCGGAGTGCCAGCACCTTGCCTGGTACAACTTTACCAGATCCCGACACGCCGTGCTTTCTGTTGCCGAATGGCACATTCCAACCAATAAGTCGAGCGTTGGCAAATTCAAACACAGAGGGTAAAGAAGCCGAAGTGTTAAAGTCTGCAAACCGGCCTCGTGAACCGTCAAGGGACACCACCACACCATTAGATCTGAGCGTGCGCCGCACACCTGAATCAGTCACAACTGATGAACACGAGAAAGAAAACAGACTTCGGTCAACGACACCAGAACAGATAGTCTGTGCTCCGTCATTACCCGGGTCACCTGCCACACCCTCACCGTCAAGAAGATCATCTTCACCAAGCGGTGAGAGTTCACCTAAGCGAAGACGGCGAAACTCAAGGGATCCTACTCCAAAGCCACTAATACCATCGCCTCATGATGATAAATTTTCAGGTTTGGTTCCTCAATCGATAATACCACCAGCTCTGGCCCTACGACTCGCAACAGAATTGCCCGTTACCACGTCATCACCTCAAGTTTTGGTCAAACAAGGTGTATCCAAATGCAAAGAGTGCAATATTGTATTCTACAAGTATGAAAACTATCGCATTCACAAGCGGAACTACTGCTCTGCTCGAGGTGGTGAAGAACGCGCAAGTCCTGCGCCCCCGGAGCCCGGGCCTCCGCCGCAGTACCGCCAACTGATATGTCTAGCGTGCGGCATACATTTTAGTTCCTTAGATAATCTCACCACACACCAATCGTTCTATTGCACGAAGAGAGACACGCGTTCTCCGAGAAGTTTGCCAGAAGTGGCGAGACCGGCCTCGAATTCTGAGGGAGGATGGAAATGTCCTTGCTGCGATGTCGTTTCCCCTACTGCAGCCGCAGCACAGAGACACGTGGAAGGCCATGGTGCAGTAAAAGCATTCCGGTGCACAATCTGTCGATACCGGGGCAACACGCTGAGAGGAATGCGGACCCACATACGCATGCACTTCCGGGACAAGCCTGCAGATCTGCAG GAGGAGAGCTTTATCTCGTGCGTGGTGGAGGACGACAGTCGTGAAGCTTCGTCTCCGAGCCCGGCCGGCGGCGAGCGCGTACACCGCTGCGGCAGCTGTGCGTACACGTCCACGTACCGCGGCAACGTTGTACGCCACGCGCGCCTCGTGCACGCCGCCGACGACCCGGAACCCGAGCGGATGtcccccgcgcccgcgcccgtgGCCCCGCCCGCTCTCGTCAAGAAGGAGCCCGAGCTCGACGAGGAGACCCCCAACTACTGCAAGTCGTGCAACATCTCCTTCAAATACGTCAACACTTACAAAGCGCACAAACAGTTCTACTGCACCGCAGCCAATCAGGACGCCGCGGCCAATAACAATCTACCCGCACGCGTCACTGATACGCCCGTTGTCTAG
- the LOC126979878 gene encoding zinc finger protein ush isoform X2, with protein MSRRKQSNPKPLKREDEEWGNENEAMPGEPRTPSSGGERASSGAASPTSGSSPAASPPRLRLNTSLATDPALAPQATLLKRESPSPSPPPPATQQPKDFIPITVNNFPALFPTVAPPGYTCTPCGIRYSSLSTLQAHQQHYCSKRKTKAENNDSSTEQAADDSSGDAKCSRPPEASRKQYACTYCSYSADKKVSLNRHMRMHSSSPLSSGTPVPAPTSNGEATESSPTQDRHCVDCDIHFSSVKTYRAHKDYYCNTRQVVKPALAARTGSVTSGSAPPSPGTSPPAQNQYALALPTNPILIVPYSLFRSASTLPGTTLPDPDTPCFLLPNGTFQPISRALANSNTEGKEAEVLKSANRPREPSRDTTTPLDLSVRRTPESVTTDEHEKENRLRSTTPEQIVCAPSLPGSPATPSPSRRSSSPSGESSPKRRRRNSRDPTPKPLIPSPHDDKFSGLVPQSIIPPALALRLATELPVTTSSPQVLVKQGVSKCKECNIVFYKYENYRIHKRNYCSARGGEERASPAPPEPGPPPQYRQLICLACGIHFSSLDNLTTHQSFYCTKRDTRSPRSLPEVARPASNSEGGWKCPCCDVVSPTAAAAQRHVEGHGAVKAFRCTICRYRGNTLRGMRTHIRMHFRDKPADLQEESFISCVVEDDSREASSPSPAGGERVHRCGSCAYTSTYRGNVVRHARLVHAADDPEPERMSPAPAPVAPPALVKKEPELDEETPNYCKSCNISFKYVNTYKAHKQFYCTAANQDAAANNNLPARVTDTPVV; from the exons GTGAGGACGAGGAATGGGGAAACGAGAACGAGGCGATGCCGGGAGAACCTCGCACGCCGAGTTCAGGGGGCGAGCGAGCGTCGAGCGGCGCCGCTTCTCCTACTTCGGGGAGTTCTCCCGCTGCCTCGCCTCCGCGCCTGCGGCTGAATACCAGCCTGGCTACCGACCCGGCGCTTGCACCACAAGCGACGTTACTGAAGCGTGAATCGCCATCCCCTTCGCCGCCGCCACCGGCAACACAACAGCCGAAAGACTTTATACCGATTACCGTAAATAACTTCCCAGCTTTATTCCCTACTGTTGCCCCGCCGGGCTATACGTGCACACCCTGCGGTATAAGATACTCTTCTCTGAGCACACTCCAAGCTCATCAGCAACATTACTGCTCCAAACGAAAAACTAAGGCCGAAAACAACGACTCTTCTACGGAGCAAGCGGCTGACGATTCAAGTGGCGATGCTAAATGTTCAAGACCTCCAGAAGCCTCAAGAAAACAATACGCGTGTACATACTGTTCCTATAGTGCTGATAAAAAAGTTAGTTTAAATCGTCACATGCGAATGCATTCATCGTCACCATTAAGCAGTGGAACGCCCGTACCAGCACCTACCTCAAATGGTGAAGCAACAGAGAGCTCTCCAACCCAAGACAGACACTGCGTCGACTGCGACATTCACTTTAGTTCGGTAAAAACGTACCGCGCACACAAAGACTACTACTGCAACACTAGGCAAGTTGTCAAGCCAGCATTGGCTGCTAGAACAGGTTCAGTAACTTCAGGCTCCGCCCCTCCATCACCAGGAACTAGTCCACCGGCGCAGAATCAGTACGCCCTCGCGTTACCAACCAATCCAATTCTCATCGTACCATATTCATTGTTTCGGAGTGCCAGCACCTTGCCTGGTACAACTTTACCAGATCCCGACACGCCGTGCTTTCTGTTGCCGAATGGCACATTCCAACCAATAAGTCGAGCGTTGGCAAATTCAAACACAGAGGGTAAAGAAGCCGAAGTGTTAAAGTCTGCAAACCGGCCTCGTGAACCGTCAAGGGACACCACCACACCATTAGATCTGAGCGTGCGCCGCACACCTGAATCAGTCACAACTGATGAACACGAGAAAGAAAACAGACTTCGGTCAACGACACCAGAACAGATAGTCTGTGCTCCGTCATTACCCGGGTCACCTGCCACACCCTCACCGTCAAGAAGATCATCTTCACCAAGCGGTGAGAGTTCACCTAAGCGAAGACGGCGAAACTCAAGGGATCCTACTCCAAAGCCACTAATACCATCGCCTCATGATGATAAATTTTCAGGTTTGGTTCCTCAATCGATAATACCACCAGCTCTGGCCCTACGACTCGCAACAGAATTGCCCGTTACCACGTCATCACCTCAAGTTTTGGTCAAACAAGGTGTATCCAAATGCAAAGAGTGCAATATTGTATTCTACAAGTATGAAAACTATCGCATTCACAAGCGGAACTACTGCTCTGCTCGAGGTGGTGAAGAACGCGCAAGTCCTGCGCCCCCGGAGCCCGGGCCTCCGCCGCAGTACCGCCAACTGATATGTCTAGCGTGCGGCATACATTTTAGTTCCTTAGATAATCTCACCACACACCAATCGTTCTATTGCACGAAGAGAGACACGCGTTCTCCGAGAAGTTTGCCAGAAGTGGCGAGACCGGCCTCGAATTCTGAGGGAGGATGGAAATGTCCTTGCTGCGATGTCGTTTCCCCTACTGCAGCCGCAGCACAGAGACACGTGGAAGGCCATGGTGCAGTAAAAGCATTCCGGTGCACAATCTGTCGATACCGGGGCAACACGCTGAGAGGAATGCGGACCCACATACGCATGCACTTCCGGGACAAGCCTGCAGATCTGCAG GAGGAGAGCTTTATCTCGTGCGTGGTGGAGGACGACAGTCGTGAAGCTTCGTCTCCGAGCCCGGCCGGCGGCGAGCGCGTACACCGCTGCGGCAGCTGTGCGTACACGTCCACGTACCGCGGCAACGTTGTACGCCACGCGCGCCTCGTGCACGCCGCCGACGACCCGGAACCCGAGCGGATGtcccccgcgcccgcgcccgtgGCCCCGCCCGCTCTCGTCAAGAAGGAGCCCGAGCTCGACGAGGAGACCCCCAACTACTGCAAGTCGTGCAACATCTCCTTCAAATACGTCAACACTTACAAAGCGCACAAACAGTTCTACTGCACCGCAGCCAATCAGGACGCCGCGGCCAATAACAATCTACCCGCACGCGTCACTGATACGCCCGTTGTCTAG